From one Candidatus Limnocylindrales bacterium genomic stretch:
- the obgE gene encoding GTPase ObgE, translated as MNFVDEARMRIVAGDGGDGCSAFLREKYRPHGGPSGGDGGNGGSIVAIADENVSTLLDFRSRHTVRAQRGENGRGKCQHGKAGEDTILRLPVGTVLFNDETGEVLADLVEHGQSSLLAAGGRGGRGNARFATPTHQAPRRADPGTPGESFDVRLELRLLADAGLVGLPNAGKSSLLARVSAARPKIADYPFTTLAPVLGMVAWAPEKSFVLADIPGLIEGAHEGHGLGDRFLRHVERTAVLVHLLDASDRTVDAALEDFRTINRELEAYSAELAARPQLVALTKMDLPDVAAEAEGLTSRLAAEGYEVFAISSATGQGCRELMTRIGHAVESNRRDRQEEKAAKADAAALAAGGQEPT; from the coding sequence GTGAATTTCGTCGACGAAGCGCGAATGCGCATCGTCGCCGGCGACGGAGGCGACGGCTGCTCCGCCTTCCTGCGCGAAAAATATCGTCCCCACGGCGGGCCGTCCGGCGGTGACGGCGGCAACGGCGGATCGATCGTCGCGATCGCCGACGAAAACGTCTCCACCCTTCTCGATTTCCGATCGCGTCACACGGTTCGCGCGCAGCGCGGCGAGAACGGCCGCGGCAAGTGCCAGCACGGAAAGGCCGGCGAGGATACGATCCTGCGGCTTCCCGTAGGCACCGTGCTGTTCAACGACGAAACCGGCGAAGTGCTCGCCGACCTGGTCGAGCACGGACAGTCGTCGCTGCTTGCGGCCGGCGGACGCGGAGGCCGCGGCAATGCGCGCTTCGCAACGCCGACGCATCAGGCTCCGCGCCGCGCGGATCCGGGAACGCCCGGCGAATCGTTCGACGTGCGGCTCGAGCTGAGGCTGCTTGCCGACGCAGGCCTGGTCGGTCTTCCGAATGCCGGGAAATCGAGCCTGCTTGCCCGCGTCAGCGCCGCGCGGCCGAAGATTGCCGACTATCCGTTCACGACGCTCGCGCCGGTGCTCGGCATGGTCGCGTGGGCACCGGAGAAAAGCTTCGTGCTCGCGGACATTCCCGGCCTGATCGAAGGCGCGCACGAAGGCCACGGGCTCGGAGATCGCTTTCTGCGGCACGTCGAACGAACGGCCGTCCTCGTGCATCTGCTCGACGCGTCCGATCGCACCGTCGACGCCGCGCTCGAGGACTTCCGCACGATCAATCGTGAGCTCGAGGCCTATTCCGCCGAGCTCGCGGCACGTCCGCAGCTGGTTGCGCTGACCAAGATGGATCTGCCGGACGTCGCCGCCGAAGCGGAAGGGCTCACGAGCCGCCTCGCGGCGGAAGGCTACGAAGTGTTCGCGATCTCGTCGGCGACCGGACAGGGTTGCCGCGAGCTGATGACCCGCATCGGTCACGCGGTCGAATCGAATCGCCGCGACCGGCAGGAAGAAAAAGCCGCGAAGGCCGATGCCGCAGCGCTCGCCGCCGGCGGCCAGGAACCGACATGA
- the proB gene encoding glutamate 5-kinase, producing MTHVEHKREILSRARRIVVKIGSSVLATASGVNSEQIGRISAELCALAEQGFQVVVVTSGARAAGLAHLGLTRIPKKIPEQQAAAAIGQIRLMALYERYFSDFGKHVGQVLLTADDLQDRTRYLNAQRTFDHLLRHGVVPIVNENDSVAIDELKFGDNDRLSALVAGLVGAELLVILTDVAGLYAGDPRSGDVPLVELVEDIDAHIASGVAGGAGSGVGTGGMASKLVAARSAAHRGIATVVASGMEPGILARILHADDSAGTLFLPRSTPMRSRKHWIAHGLPVHGTLVLDAGALDAVTRNGSSLLPAGIASVEGDFARGDCVRCVDRAGREWARGLVAYDGDECRQIRGQASSRIESTLGYHESDEVIHRDDLAVLADFADAGADGGSGADLYAEAAAAEKTR from the coding sequence ATGACGCACGTCGAACACAAGCGCGAAATCCTGTCGCGTGCGCGCCGCATCGTCGTCAAGATCGGCAGCTCGGTGCTCGCAACCGCGTCCGGCGTCAACAGCGAGCAGATCGGCCGCATCAGCGCCGAGCTGTGCGCGCTCGCCGAGCAAGGCTTCCAGGTCGTCGTCGTCACGTCCGGTGCGCGCGCGGCCGGGCTCGCGCACCTCGGCCTCACGCGTATTCCGAAGAAGATTCCCGAGCAGCAGGCCGCCGCCGCGATCGGACAGATCCGCCTGATGGCGCTCTACGAGCGCTACTTCAGCGACTTCGGCAAGCACGTCGGACAGGTGCTGCTGACGGCCGACGACCTGCAGGACCGCACGCGCTACCTCAACGCGCAGCGGACGTTCGATCATCTGCTGCGCCACGGCGTCGTGCCGATCGTCAACGAGAACGATTCGGTTGCCATCGACGAGCTCAAGTTCGGCGACAACGATCGCCTGTCGGCGCTCGTCGCCGGTCTTGTCGGTGCCGAGCTGCTCGTGATCCTGACCGACGTCGCAGGGCTTTACGCAGGCGATCCGCGCAGCGGTGACGTACCGCTGGTCGAGCTCGTCGAGGACATCGACGCGCACATCGCGTCCGGCGTTGCCGGCGGAGCCGGTTCCGGTGTCGGCACGGGCGGCATGGCGAGCAAGCTCGTGGCGGCGCGCAGCGCCGCCCATCGCGGCATCGCAACCGTGGTCGCAAGCGGCATGGAGCCGGGCATCCTCGCGCGCATCCTTCATGCGGACGACAGCGCCGGAACGCTGTTTCTGCCGCGCTCGACGCCGATGCGCAGCCGCAAGCACTGGATCGCGCACGGCCTGCCGGTGCACGGCACGCTCGTGCTCGACGCCGGCGCGCTCGATGCAGTGACCAGGAACGGTTCCAGTCTTCTGCCGGCGGGCATCGCGAGCGTCGAAGGCGACTTCGCGCGCGGCGACTGCGTGCGCTGCGTCGACCGCGCCGGGCGCGAATGGGCGCGCGGCCTCGTGGCTTACGATGGTGACGAGTGCCGCCAGATTCGCGGACAGGCAAGCTCGCGCATCGAAAGCACGCTCGGCTATCACGAGAGCGACGAAGTCATTCATCGCGACGATCTCGCCGTGCTCGCCGATTTTGCGGATGCCGGCGCCGACGGCGGCTCCGGCGCGGACCTGTACGCGGAAGCGGCGGCCGCCGAGAAGACGCGATGA
- the rsfS gene encoding ribosome silencing factor, whose product MNQYTPRDLATAAADLAADGKAFDIIVLDLGEVSSVADYFVLASGHSHIQVESVCDRIVEGIQERLAARPISVEGLENAQWALLDYGSVVVHVFQENVREIYDLERLWSHAPHWEHEDSSARPVARKNPDRPKRSARV is encoded by the coding sequence TTGAACCAGTACACCCCACGTGACCTCGCGACGGCGGCAGCCGATCTTGCCGCCGACGGAAAAGCCTTCGACATCATCGTCCTCGATCTCGGCGAGGTCTCTTCGGTCGCCGATTATTTCGTGCTCGCAAGCGGCCACTCGCACATCCAGGTCGAGTCCGTCTGCGATCGCATCGTCGAGGGAATCCAGGAGCGGCTCGCCGCCAGGCCGATCTCGGTCGAAGGGCTCGAGAACGCACAGTGGGCACTGCTCGACTATGGTTCGGTGGTCGTTCACGTATTCCAGGAGAACGTGCGCGAAATCTACGACCTCGAGCGTCTCTGGAGCCATGCACCGCACTGGGAGCATGAGGATTCTTCTGCCCGTCCGGTGGCACGCAAGAATCCGGATCGACCGAAGCGAAGCGCCCGGGTCTGA
- the rplU gene encoding 50S ribosomal protein L21, with the protein MSYAVIRTGGKQYRVSPGARLTVEKLVGDPGQQVEFLEVLLRGDADRIEIGAPLVDGAAVRAVILQQDRGPHILVYKKKRRKNYRRRMGHRQYETTVQITSID; encoded by the coding sequence ATGTCGTATGCGGTTATCCGAACCGGCGGAAAGCAGTACCGGGTCAGCCCCGGCGCCCGCCTCACCGTCGAGAAACTTGTCGGGGATCCCGGCCAGCAGGTCGAGTTCCTCGAGGTACTGCTCCGCGGCGACGCGGACCGTATCGAGATCGGAGCGCCGCTCGTCGATGGCGCCGCCGTTCGCGCAGTGATTCTGCAGCAGGACCGCGGGCCGCACATCCTCGTGTACAAGAAGAAGCGCCGCAAGAACTATCGGCGGCGCATGGGCCACCGCCAGTACGAGACCACCGTCCAGATCACCTCGATCGACTGA
- a CDS encoding glutamate-5-semialdehyde dehydrogenase, whose amino-acid sequence MTTSTQQSATDSDAIEREIERVCLRSKRASRVLAQAGDERRSDALRAIASHMRESADRILAENAVDVGAGAAAGLSSAMLDRLTLTPPRIEAMAAGVEAVAALPDPLRTPIDAWTTARGLFIEQVRIPIGVVGVIYESRPNVTADVAALCLKSGNSVILKGGKEAIRSNSAIADVVARGIAGAGLPEDAVQLIRSTDRRATEAMLRRDDTIDVIVPRGGPGLVRAIAEHSRVPVIRHYEGICHTYVDADADLEMASDIAFNAKVQRPGVCNAMETLLVHDEVAREYLAVIAPRLREAGVELRGCDKTCAIVADATPATDADWHTEYLDLILSIKIVSSLDEAIEFINQHGSGHSDCIVTRSRHSADRFLREVDSATVYENASTRFTDGFEFGFGAEVGISTNRLHARGPMGLRELTTYKYIVRGQGHVR is encoded by the coding sequence ATGACCACGTCGACCCAGCAGTCCGCAACCGACTCCGACGCGATCGAACGCGAGATCGAACGCGTATGCCTTCGCTCCAAACGCGCGTCGCGCGTGCTGGCGCAGGCAGGCGACGAACGGCGCAGCGATGCGCTGCGTGCGATCGCGTCGCACATGCGGGAGAGCGCAGACCGGATCCTCGCCGAGAATGCCGTCGATGTGGGCGCCGGCGCCGCCGCAGGGCTTTCGAGCGCGATGCTCGATCGCCTGACGCTCACGCCGCCGCGCATCGAAGCGATGGCCGCCGGCGTCGAGGCGGTCGCCGCCCTTCCCGATCCGCTGCGCACGCCGATCGACGCGTGGACGACGGCACGCGGCCTTTTCATCGAGCAGGTGCGGATCCCGATCGGAGTGGTCGGCGTGATCTACGAATCGCGCCCGAACGTCACGGCGGACGTCGCCGCGCTTTGCCTCAAGTCCGGCAATTCGGTGATCCTCAAGGGCGGAAAAGAAGCGATCCGCTCGAACTCGGCGATCGCTGACGTCGTCGCGCGCGGCATTGCCGGCGCCGGGCTTCCCGAAGATGCGGTCCAGCTCATCCGCTCGACCGACCGCCGCGCGACGGAAGCGATGCTTCGCCGCGACGACACCATCGACGTGATCGTTCCGCGCGGCGGCCCCGGCCTCGTGCGCGCGATCGCCGAGCATTCGCGCGTGCCGGTCATCCGTCACTACGAAGGCATCTGTCATACGTACGTCGATGCGGACGCCGATCTCGAGATGGCCTCCGACATCGCGTTCAACGCGAAAGTTCAGCGGCCCGGCGTCTGCAACGCGATGGAGACGCTGCTCGTGCACGACGAAGTCGCGCGTGAATATCTCGCGGTCATCGCACCGCGCCTGCGCGAAGCCGGAGTGGAGCTGCGCGGCTGCGACAAGACGTGTGCGATCGTTGCCGATGCGACGCCGGCGACGGACGCCGACTGGCACACCGAATACCTCGACCTCATCCTTTCGATCAAAATCGTCTCGTCGCTCGACGAAGCGATCGAGTTCATCAACCAGCACGGCTCGGGTCACTCGGACTGCATCGTTACGCGCTCCAGGCATTCGGCCGACCGGTTCCTGCGCGAGGTCGACTCGGCCACGGTCTACGAAAACGCATCGACGCGTTTCACCGACGGCTTCGAGTTCGGATTCGGCGCCGAAGTCGGAATCTCCACCAACCGGCTGCATGCGCGGGGCCCCATGGGGCTGCGCGAGCTGACGACCTACAAATACATCGTGCGCGGGCAGGGGCATGTGCGCTGA
- the nadD gene encoding nicotinate-nucleotide adenylyltransferase, whose amino-acid sequence MCADRVRFGILGGTFDPVHLGHIASASEIARAFALTRVLLVLSARPPHKTAGEAAPAADRWQMLELAAAKANASSPDVIFEPCDIEMRRDAPSWTVDTLKEIAGRHPHSDLFLILGADAYAEIDSWSRPGEIPALANIIVTTRPGWPVAAGTDASRDANADVSGIAGADASRDARADVPVSAADRRGHVHDEASPPLPPVAAREDARYDPAIGVYVHTSGHTIHGHRIRGIEVSSSEIRSRVRRGLPVEHLTGDAVARYIHQHRLYADGGTPTPAGSAKSSQGAGKD is encoded by the coding sequence ATGTGCGCTGACCGCGTGCGGTTCGGCATCCTGGGCGGTACATTCGATCCGGTTCACCTCGGCCACATCGCGAGCGCGAGCGAAATCGCGCGCGCGTTTGCACTGACGCGCGTGCTGCTGGTGCTTTCGGCAAGGCCTCCGCACAAAACCGCCGGCGAAGCTGCACCCGCCGCCGACCGGTGGCAGATGCTCGAGCTTGCAGCGGCCAAGGCCAATGCGAGCTCGCCCGATGTGATCTTCGAGCCGTGTGATATCGAGATGCGCCGCGACGCGCCGTCGTGGACCGTCGACACTCTGAAGGAGATCGCCGGGCGTCACCCTCATTCGGATCTGTTCCTGATCCTCGGCGCCGACGCGTACGCCGAGATCGATTCGTGGAGCCGGCCGGGCGAGATTCCTGCGCTCGCGAACATCATCGTAACCACGCGACCCGGGTGGCCCGTTGCAGCAGGAACGGATGCGAGCCGCGACGCGAACGCGGATGTGAGCGGAATCGCGGGAGCAGACGCCAGCCGGGATGCGCGAGCGGATGTGCCAGTCTCGGCAGCAGACCGCCGCGGCCATGTGCACGACGAGGCGTCGCCCCCACTTCCTCCCGTTGCCGCACGCGAAGATGCCCGTTATGATCCGGCTATCGGCGTGTACGTTCACACGAGCGGCCATACCATTCATGGTCACCGCATTCGGGGCATCGAGGTTTCCTCGAGCGAAATCCGCAGCCGAGTGCGCCGTGGGCTCCCGGTCGAACATCTGACCGGCGACGCCGTTGCCCGATACATTCACCAGCATCGTCTTTACGCTGACGGCGGCACCCCAACGCCGGCCGGCAGCGCAAAATCCAGCCAGGGAGCAGGCAAGGATTGA
- the rpmA gene encoding 50S ribosomal protein L27 — MAHKKGQGSSKNGRDSRGQRRGVKKFGGEPVVAGNIIVRQVGTKVHPGSGVGMGRDFTLFALINGVVKYDTFGKGAKTRAHVLPTT; from the coding sequence ATGGCACACAAGAAAGGCCAGGGAAGCAGCAAGAACGGTCGCGACAGCCGCGGCCAGCGTCGTGGCGTGAAGAAGTTCGGCGGTGAACCGGTCGTGGCCGGCAACATCATCGTTCGCCAGGTCGGCACCAAGGTGCACCCGGGAAGCGGCGTCGGCATGGGCCGCGACTTCACGCTGTTCGCTCTCATCAACGGCGTCGTCAAGTACGACACCTTCGGCAAGGGCGCCAAGACACGAGCCCACGTCCTGCCCACCACCTGA